One genomic region from Neisseria weaveri encodes:
- the miaB gene encoding tRNA (N6-isopentenyl adenosine(37)-C2)-methylthiotransferase MiaB: protein MKKVFIRTFGCQMNEYDSEKMLSVLAEDDELVQVGEAEEADIILFNTCSVREKAQEKVFSDLGRVKSLKAKNPNLIIGVGGCVASQEGEEIVKRAPFVDVVFGPQTLHRLPKLIDEKKETGRSQVDISFPEIEKFDHLPPARVEGGSAFVSIMEGCSKYCSFCVVPYTRGEEFSRPLNDVLTEIANLAQQGVKEINLLGQNVNAYRGEMEDGEICDFAMLLRIVHEIPGIERMRFTTSHPREFSDRIIECYRDLPKLVSHLHLPIQSGSDRVLSAMKRGYTALEYKSIIRKLRAIRPDLCLSSDFIVGFPGETEQEFEQTLKLVKDIAFDLSFVFIYSPRPGTPAANLPDDTPQEEKVRRLEALNEVIEAETARINQSMLGTVQRCLVEGVSKKDPDQLQGRTANNRVVNFTGSVDLINQMVDIKITEAFTFSLRGELV from the coding sequence ATGAAAAAAGTCTTTATTCGTACTTTTGGTTGTCAGATGAATGAGTACGATTCTGAAAAAATGTTGTCTGTGCTTGCAGAAGATGATGAGTTGGTGCAGGTCGGTGAGGCTGAAGAAGCAGATATTATTTTATTCAATACCTGTTCTGTGCGTGAAAAAGCCCAAGAGAAAGTATTTTCGGATTTGGGACGTGTAAAATCGTTAAAAGCCAAGAATCCGAATTTGATTATCGGTGTGGGCGGTTGCGTGGCTTCGCAAGAAGGTGAAGAAATCGTTAAGCGTGCTCCGTTTGTTGATGTAGTGTTTGGCCCGCAAACTTTGCATCGTTTGCCGAAACTGATTGATGAGAAAAAAGAAACGGGTCGTTCTCAAGTTGATATTTCGTTCCCTGAGATTGAAAAGTTTGACCACCTTCCTCCGGCGAGAGTTGAAGGCGGTTCCGCTTTCGTGTCGATTATGGAAGGATGTTCTAAGTATTGCAGTTTTTGTGTTGTTCCTTATACCCGTGGCGAAGAGTTTTCACGTCCTTTGAATGATGTTTTGACGGAAATTGCGAACCTGGCACAACAGGGTGTGAAAGAGATTAATTTGTTGGGACAGAACGTGAATGCCTATCGTGGCGAAATGGAAGACGGTGAGATTTGCGACTTCGCCATGTTGCTGCGTATTGTGCATGAAATTCCGGGTATTGAGCGTATGCGTTTTACGACCAGTCATCCGAGAGAGTTTAGTGACCGCATTATTGAGTGTTATCGTGATTTGCCAAAGTTGGTTTCACATTTGCATTTGCCGATTCAAAGCGGATCAGACCGCGTGCTGTCTGCAATGAAACGCGGTTATACTGCTTTGGAATATAAATCGATTATCCGCAAGCTTCGTGCTATTCGTCCCGATTTGTGTTTGAGTTCGGATTTTATTGTCGGTTTTCCGGGAGAGACCGAGCAAGAGTTTGAGCAGACTTTGAAACTGGTAAAAGATATCGCGTTCGATTTGAGTTTTGTATTTATTTACAGTCCACGTCCCGGCACGCCTGCGGCGAATTTGCCGGACGATACGCCGCAAGAAGAAAAAGTCCGTCGTTTGGAGGCGTTGAACGAAGTTATCGAAGCGGAAACCGCGCGTATCAATCAAAGTATGTTGGGAACGGTGCAACGCTGCCTAGTGGAAGGTGTGTCCAAGAAAGACCCTGACCAATTGCAAGGCCGTACCGCAAACAACCGTGTAGTGAATTTTACAGGCAGCGTTGATTTGATTAACCAGATGGTAGATATCAAAATTACCGAAGCATTTACTTTCTCGCTGCGTGGAGAGTTGGTGTAA
- the rplQ gene encoding 50S ribosomal protein L17: MRHRNGNRKLNRTSSHRAAMLRNMANSLLTHETIVTTLPKAKELRRVVEPLITLGKKPSLANRRLAFSRTRDRDVVVKLFDDLGVRFASRNGGYVRILKYGFRKGDNAPLALVELVDRVPEASAE; this comes from the coding sequence ATGCGTCATCGTAATGGCAATCGTAAATTAAACCGCACTAGCAGTCATCGCGCTGCGATGCTGCGCAATATGGCAAATTCTTTGCTGACTCATGAAACTATTGTAACTACTTTGCCTAAAGCTAAAGAGTTGCGTCGTGTAGTTGAGCCGTTGATCACTTTAGGTAAAAAGCCTTCTTTGGCTAACCGTCGTTTGGCTTTCAGCCGTACTCGCGATCGTGATGTAGTGGTTAAATTATTTGACGATTTAGGTGTTCGCTTTGCAAGTCGCAATGGTGGTTATGTTCGTATTTTGAAATACGGATTCCGTAAAGGCGATAATGCTCCTTTGGCATTGGTTGAGTTGGTTGATCGTGTTCCTGAGGCCAGCGCTGAATAA
- a CDS encoding YggS family pyridoxal phosphate-dependent enzyme produces the protein MDFLHNNLQNVLSRIRTVCLQSDRAENAASLIAVSKTFPAEDIRTVYRCGQRDFGENYIQEWYAKTDELADCPDIVWHIIGDIQSNKTKYVAERAHWVHTVSRLKIAERLSHQRPTHMPPLQICIEVNIAQEPNKHGIAPEDVLPLARELIKLPKLALRGLMCVAKADCSETELNRQFQTMRNLLAELNQAGIAADVLSMGMSSDMETAIRNGATHVRIGSAIFGNRQYAQST, from the coding sequence ATGGATTTTCTGCACAACAACCTTCAAAACGTTCTCAGCCGAATCCGCACCGTCTGTCTGCAATCCGACCGCGCCGAAAACGCCGCCTCCCTGATTGCCGTCAGCAAAACTTTCCCGGCCGAAGACATCCGAACGGTTTACCGCTGCGGCCAGCGCGATTTCGGCGAAAACTACATCCAGGAATGGTATGCCAAAACCGACGAACTGGCCGACTGCCCCGATATTGTTTGGCATATTATCGGCGATATCCAATCCAACAAAACCAAATACGTTGCCGAACGCGCCCACTGGGTGCATACCGTAAGCCGTCTGAAAATTGCCGAACGTCTCAGCCACCAACGCCCAACCCATATGCCGCCGCTGCAAATCTGCATCGAGGTGAACATTGCACAAGAGCCAAACAAACACGGCATTGCGCCTGAAGATGTCCTGCCGCTCGCCCGCGAACTCATCAAACTGCCCAAGCTGGCCCTGCGCGGCTTGATGTGCGTTGCCAAAGCAGACTGCAGCGAAACCGAGTTAAACCGACAATTCCAAACCATGCGCAATCTGTTGGCAGAGCTTAACCAAGCCGGTATTGCAGCAGATGTTTTGTCGATGGGCATGTCGTCGGATATGGAAACCGCCATCCGCAACGGTGCCACCCACGTGCGTATCGGCAGCGCCATTTTCGGCAACCGCCAATACGCCCAATCAACATAA
- the infA gene encoding translation initiation factor IF-1 has translation MAKEDTIQMQGEILETLPNATFKVKLENDHVVLGHISGKMRMHYIRISPGDKVTVELTPYDLTRARIVFRAR, from the coding sequence ATGGCTAAAGAAGATACCATACAAATGCAAGGTGAGATCTTGGAAACCTTACCTAATGCGACTTTTAAAGTTAAGCTTGAAAATGACCATGTTGTATTGGGTCATATATCTGGAAAGATGAGAATGCATTATATTCGTATTTCTCCAGGTGACAAAGTAACTGTAGAGCTTACACCTTATGATTTAACCCGTGCTCGTATTGTATTCCGAGCAAGATAA
- the rpsM gene encoding 30S ribosomal protein S13, with amino-acid sequence MARIAGVNIPNNAHIVIGLQAIYGIGATRAKLICEAANIVASTKVKDLDETQLEALREQVAKYEVEGDLRREVTMSIKRLMDMGCYRGFRHRRGLPCRGQRTRTNARTRKGPRKAIAGKK; translated from the coding sequence ATGGCTCGTATCGCAGGGGTAAATATCCCTAATAACGCCCATATCGTAATTGGCTTGCAAGCTATTTATGGTATTGGCGCTACTCGCGCTAAGTTGATTTGTGAAGCTGCAAACATAGTGGCTAGTACAAAAGTTAAAGATTTAGACGAGACTCAACTTGAAGCTTTGCGTGAGCAAGTGGCTAAGTATGAAGTAGAAGGTGATTTGCGCCGTGAAGTAACCATGAGCATCAAACGATTGATGGATATGGGCTGCTATCGTGGCTTCCGTCATCGTCGTGGTTTACCATGTCGTGGTCAACGTACGCGTACTAATGCGCGTACACGTAAAGGTCCACGTAAAGCAATTGCTGGTAAAAAATAA
- the rpmJ gene encoding 50S ribosomal protein L36 — protein MRVQPSVKKICRNCKIIRRNRVVRVICTDPRHKQRQG, from the coding sequence ATGCGTGTACAACCTTCAGTGAAGAAAATTTGCCGTAACTGTAAGATTATTCGTCGTAATCGTGTAGTTCGTGTAATTTGTACCGATCCACGCCATAAACAACGTCAAGGCTAA
- a CDS encoding PilT/PilU family type 4a pilus ATPase — MSDTNTLHSLLSEMVQVYAEKNKAHIPTPAELGSHMHPILDRMCADAEQRNASDIFISAGYPPALKVNGVLTPIPHKALTGADTAAIAQSTMNEQQMAMFNSNLELNYSVQSRSNTRYRVNAYREQGRVGLVLRKINQNIPTIEELGLPESLKELAVKPRGLLALVGATGSGKSTTMASMLDYRNNKVPGHIITIEDPIEFLYKPRRCIITQREIGIDTPNWQMAVQNAMRQAPDVVCIGEVRNAESMEYAMQLAQTGHLCVFTLHANNAAQAVERILNFYPEERHEQVLVDLALNLNGIVAQRLIAKKFRAQRMAIVDLLLNTPAMQDLIFKGDLMHLKDLMARSRDQGMQTFDQHLFDLYVSEQVEYEEALRHADSANDLRLRIQLKEEGGEPERLYERISDLNLM; from the coding sequence ATGAGTGATACAAACACATTACACAGTTTGCTCAGCGAAATGGTGCAGGTATATGCCGAAAAAAACAAAGCGCATATTCCGACGCCTGCGGAGTTGGGTTCGCACATGCACCCGATTCTCGACCGCATGTGTGCCGATGCCGAGCAGCGCAATGCTTCCGATATTTTTATCAGCGCCGGTTATCCGCCTGCGTTGAAAGTCAACGGCGTATTGACTCCGATTCCGCACAAGGCGCTGACCGGTGCGGATACGGCGGCGATTGCGCAATCGACCATGAACGAACAGCAGATGGCGATGTTTAACAGCAATCTGGAGTTGAATTATTCGGTGCAGTCGCGCAGCAATACGCGTTACCGCGTGAATGCGTACCGCGAACAGGGACGTGTCGGTTTGGTTTTGCGTAAAATCAATCAAAACATTCCCACTATCGAAGAATTGGGTTTGCCGGAAAGCTTGAAAGAGTTGGCTGTGAAACCGCGCGGACTGCTGGCGTTGGTCGGCGCGACCGGTTCGGGTAAGTCGACCACAATGGCTTCGATGTTGGATTACCGCAATAACAAGGTGCCGGGCCATATCATTACCATTGAAGATCCGATTGAGTTCCTTTATAAACCGCGCCGCTGCATTATTACCCAGCGCGAAATCGGTATTGATACGCCGAATTGGCAAATGGCGGTGCAGAATGCCATGCGTCAGGCGCCGGATGTGGTGTGTATCGGTGAAGTCCGCAATGCGGAAAGCATGGAATATGCCATGCAATTGGCGCAAACGGGTCACTTGTGCGTGTTTACCCTGCATGCCAACAACGCCGCTCAGGCGGTCGAGCGGATTTTGAACTTCTATCCCGAAGAACGGCACGAACAGGTCTTGGTAGATTTGGCGTTGAATTTGAACGGTATCGTGGCTCAGCGTTTGATTGCGAAAAAATTCCGTGCGCAGCGTATGGCGATTGTGGACTTGCTGCTGAATACGCCGGCTATGCAGGACTTGATTTTCAAAGGTGATCTGATGCATCTCAAAGATTTGATGGCACGTTCGCGTGATCAGGGTATGCAGACGTTTGACCAGCATTTGTTCGATCTCTATGTTTCCGAGCAGGTGGAATACGAAGAAGCGTTGCGTCATGCCGATTCGGCCAACGATTTGCGCCTGCGTATCCAGCTGAAAGAGGAAGGCGGCGAGCCTGAACGGCTGTATGAACGGATCAGTGATTTGAATCTGATGTAA
- the secY gene encoding preprotein translocase subunit SecY — protein sequence MATQQSLSGLAKFGDLKSRVLFLLGALIVFRIGAHIPVPGVDAAALAKLYESAGGGVLGMLNMFSGGSLERFSIFAIGIMPYISASIIVQLASEIFPSLKLLKKEGEAGRKIITKYTRYGTVLLALLQSFGVATFVFQQGVVVTSQFEFYVSTIVCLVTGTMFLMWLGEQITERGIGNGISLIITAGIVSGVPSGIVQLWTLTRQGSISMLMAVSIVIGVFILIYAVVFFESAQRKIPVHYAKRQIGNRIAQGQNTHMPFKLNMAGVIPPIFASSIILFPSTIFSWFGSTSTDSLLGQIAALLQHGQPIYILLFSSAIIFFCYFYTALVFSPKEMAENLKKSGAFVPGIRPGVQTAKYLETVVLRLTFFGALYITIICLIPEFLTTALNIPFYLGGTSLLILVVVTMDFSTQIASYRMTQQYEHLMKRADMRSLSRK from the coding sequence GTGGCTACTCAACAATCTTTATCAGGTTTGGCAAAATTTGGCGACTTAAAGAGTCGAGTATTATTTTTGCTAGGTGCGTTAATCGTTTTTCGAATTGGTGCTCATATTCCTGTACCAGGTGTGGATGCAGCTGCTCTTGCTAAACTTTATGAAAGCGCAGGAGGGGGCGTTTTGGGAATGTTAAATATGTTCTCAGGCGGTTCTCTTGAGCGCTTCAGTATTTTTGCTATTGGTATCATGCCATATATTTCTGCTTCAATTATTGTGCAATTGGCATCAGAAATATTTCCTTCGTTGAAGTTATTAAAAAAAGAAGGGGAGGCTGGTCGCAAGATAATTACAAAATATACTCGTTATGGTACTGTTTTATTAGCACTTTTGCAGAGTTTTGGTGTTGCAACTTTTGTTTTTCAACAAGGTGTAGTAGTAACGTCGCAGTTTGAGTTTTATGTATCTACGATTGTTTGTTTGGTGACCGGTACGATGTTTTTAATGTGGCTGGGAGAGCAGATTACTGAACGTGGTATTGGTAATGGGATTTCATTAATTATTACTGCAGGTATTGTTTCAGGAGTTCCTTCTGGTATTGTTCAATTGTGGACTTTAACTAGACAGGGTTCAATAAGTATGTTAATGGCTGTTTCTATAGTAATTGGCGTATTTATATTGATTTATGCAGTAGTTTTTTTTGAAAGTGCACAGAGAAAAATCCCGGTGCATTATGCTAAACGTCAAATTGGTAATCGTATTGCTCAAGGCCAAAATACTCATATGCCATTTAAATTGAATATGGCTGGTGTAATCCCACCTATTTTTGCTTCAAGTATTATACTTTTTCCTTCTACAATTTTTAGTTGGTTTGGTTCGACTTCAACTGATAGTTTGTTAGGGCAAATAGCTGCTTTACTGCAGCATGGCCAACCTATTTATATATTGTTATTTTCTTCAGCTATTATCTTTTTCTGTTATTTTTATACAGCATTGGTGTTTAGTCCAAAAGAGATGGCTGAAAATTTGAAGAAAAGTGGTGCATTTGTGCCTGGGATTAGGCCTGGAGTACAGACTGCAAAATATTTAGAAACAGTAGTGCTACGATTAACTTTTTTTGGCGCATTGTATATTACAATAATATGCTTGATTCCTGAGTTTTTAACAACGGCATTAAACATTCCCTTTTATTTAGGAGGGACATCTTTGTTGATTCTTGTTGTGGTAACTATGGATTTCAGTACTCAAATTGCCTCGTACAGAATGACGCAACAATATGAGCATCTGATGAAGCGCGCTGATATGAGATCATTATCACGTAAATAA
- the rpsK gene encoding 30S ribosomal protein S11: protein MAKANTASRVRKKVRKTVSEGIVHVHASFNNTIITITDRQGNALSWATSGGAGFKGSRKSTPFAAQVAAEAAGKVAQEYGVKNLEVRIKGPGPGRESSIRALNALGFKITSITDVTPLPHNGCRPPKKRRI, encoded by the coding sequence ATGGCTAAAGCAAACACAGCTTCGCGTGTACGTAAAAAAGTACGTAAAACCGTTAGCGAAGGTATTGTTCATGTTCATGCGTCTTTTAACAATACCATCATTACTATTACCGACCGCCAAGGCAATGCGTTATCTTGGGCTACCTCTGGTGGTGCTGGTTTTAAAGGTTCACGTAAAAGTACACCATTTGCAGCTCAGGTAGCTGCAGAAGCAGCTGGTAAAGTTGCCCAAGAGTATGGCGTTAAAAATTTAGAAGTTCGTATTAAAGGTCCTGGTCCGGGTCGTGAATCTTCTATTCGTGCGCTCAACGCTCTTGGTTTCAAAATTACTAGCATTACTGACGTTACTCCGTTGCCTCATAACGGCTGTCGTCCGCCTAAGAAACGTCGTATTTAA
- a CDS encoding DNA-directed RNA polymerase subunit alpha, translating into MQNSTSEFLKPRQIDVDTLSTTRAKVSMQPFERGFGHTLGNALRRILLSSMNGFAPTEVVISGVLHEYSTVDGVQEDVVDILLNLKGVVFKLHGRSQVQLTLKKSGSGPVVAGDIELPHDVEIINPDHLICHLSDNGQIEMEIKVEQGRGYQSVSGRRALRDENKQIGAIQLDASFSPISRVSFEVEPARVEQRTDLDRLVLDIETDGSIDPEEAVRSAARILIDQMSIFADLKGTPVEEVEEKAPPIDPILLRPVDDLELTVRSANCLKAEDIYYIGDLIQRTETELLKTPNLGRKSLNEIKEVLASKGLTLGSKLEAWPPVGLEKP; encoded by the coding sequence ATGCAAAATAGCACTTCCGAATTTTTGAAACCCCGTCAAATTGATGTTGATACTTTGTCCACTACACGTGCCAAAGTGTCTATGCAGCCATTTGAGCGTGGTTTCGGCCATACCTTAGGTAATGCTTTGCGTCGTATCTTACTGTCATCCATGAATGGTTTTGCTCCGACTGAAGTTGTGATTTCAGGCGTTTTGCACGAATACTCTACTGTTGATGGAGTTCAAGAGGATGTGGTTGACATTCTCTTGAATCTCAAAGGTGTGGTATTTAAATTACATGGACGTAGCCAAGTCCAGTTAACTTTGAAAAAATCTGGTTCTGGTCCTGTAGTTGCCGGTGATATTGAATTGCCGCACGATGTTGAGATTATCAACCCAGATCACTTGATTTGCCATTTATCTGATAATGGTCAAATTGAGATGGAAATTAAGGTAGAGCAAGGCCGTGGTTATCAATCTGTTTCTGGTCGTCGTGCGTTGCGCGATGAAAATAAACAAATTGGTGCAATTCAATTGGATGCGAGCTTTTCGCCCATTAGCCGTGTTAGCTTTGAAGTTGAACCTGCACGTGTTGAGCAGCGTACCGATTTAGACCGTTTGGTTTTGGATATTGAAACAGACGGTTCTATTGATCCTGAAGAGGCTGTTCGCAGTGCAGCACGTATCTTAATTGACCAAATGTCTATTTTTGCAGACTTAAAAGGAACACCGGTTGAGGAGGTGGAAGAAAAAGCGCCTCCAATCGATCCTATTTTATTGCGCCCAGTAGATGATTTGGAATTAACCGTACGTTCAGCTAATTGCTTAAAAGCTGAAGATATTTATTATATTGGTGATTTGATCCAACGCACCGAAACCGAGTTGTTAAAAACGCCAAATTTAGGTCGCAAATCTTTGAATGAAATCAAAGAAGTTTTGGCATCTAAAGGTTTGACGTTGGGATCAAAACTAGAAGCTTGGCCACCTGTGGGTTTGGAAAAGCCTTAA
- the proC gene encoding pyrroline-5-carboxylate reductase — protein MTIYFLGGGNMATAIAQGLIKQGNHNIHIANRSVEKREKLARTLSVTVSETLPALTKNDVLILAVKPQDMKAACAPIQTNGALILSVAAGLSIDTLSRYLGGTRRIIRTMPNTPSQIGLGISGLFAEANITESDKQQAEQIMQAVGQTVWLQTENDIHAITGISGSGPAYIFYLMNALSAAAEQQGFTPDAAKQLTLATFKGAVMLAEQSGEPFSTLQQQVTSKGGTTYAALQSFEQNRLAETIRQGVEACVQRSQALADEYSQNP, from the coding sequence ATGACCATCTACTTTCTCGGCGGCGGCAATATGGCCACTGCCATTGCACAGGGCCTGATCAAACAAGGCAACCATAACATCCACATCGCCAACCGCAGCGTGGAAAAACGCGAAAAATTAGCCCGAACTTTAAGCGTTACCGTTTCCGAAACCTTGCCGGCACTGACCAAAAATGATGTTTTGATTCTGGCAGTTAAGCCTCAAGACATGAAAGCCGCCTGCGCGCCTATCCAAACCAACGGCGCACTGATTCTGTCCGTTGCCGCAGGCTTAAGCATAGACACCTTAAGCCGGTATCTGGGCGGCACGCGGCGCATTATCCGAACCATGCCCAACACTCCGTCGCAAATCGGCCTAGGCATATCGGGTTTATTTGCCGAAGCCAACATCACCGAATCCGACAAACAGCAAGCCGAACAAATTATGCAGGCTGTCGGCCAAACTGTTTGGCTGCAAACCGAAAACGATATCCACGCGATTACCGGCATCAGCGGCAGCGGCCCTGCCTATATTTTCTACCTAATGAATGCCTTATCCGCCGCTGCCGAACAGCAGGGATTTACGCCCGATGCCGCGAAACAGCTGACCTTAGCAACATTCAAAGGTGCCGTCATGCTCGCCGAACAGAGCGGCGAACCGTTTTCCACGCTACAACAGCAAGTCACTTCCAAAGGCGGTACAACCTATGCCGCACTACAAAGCTTCGAACAAAACCGCTTAGCCGAAACCATCCGACAAGGCGTTGAAGCCTGTGTTCAACGCTCCCAAGCGTTAGCCGACGAATACAGCCAAAACCCGTGA
- the rpsD gene encoding 30S ribosomal protein S4, which yields MARYIGPKCKLARREGTDLFLKSARRSLESKCKMDSAPGQHGAKKPRLSDYGLQLREKQKIRRIYGVLERQFRRYFAEASRRKGSTGELLLQLLESRLDNVVYRMGFGSTRAEARQLVSHKAITVNGQVVNIPSFQVKAGDVVAVREKAKKQVRIQEALGLAAQIGMPSWVSVDAPKMEGVFKNMPDRSELSGDINEQLVVEFYSK from the coding sequence ATGGCACGTTATATCGGCCCTAAATGTAAATTAGCACGCCGCGAAGGCACGGATTTGTTTTTAAAAAGCGCTCGTCGCTCTTTGGAATCCAAATGTAAGATGGATTCTGCTCCTGGTCAGCATGGTGCTAAAAAGCCTCGCTTGTCTGATTATGGCTTGCAATTGCGTGAAAAGCAAAAAATCCGTCGTATTTATGGCGTTTTAGAGCGTCAATTCCGCCGTTATTTTGCAGAGGCTTCCCGTCGTAAAGGTTCTACTGGTGAGCTGCTTTTGCAATTGTTAGAATCTCGTTTGGATAATGTTGTTTACCGTATGGGTTTTGGCTCTACTCGTGCTGAAGCGCGTCAGCTGGTTTCTCATAAAGCCATTACTGTAAACGGTCAAGTAGTTAACATCCCGTCTTTCCAAGTTAAGGCAGGTGATGTAGTTGCAGTTCGTGAAAAAGCGAAGAAGCAGGTTCGTATTCAAGAAGCACTAGGATTGGCAGCACAAATCGGTATGCCTAGCTGGGTTTCTGTTGATGCTCCAAAAATGGAAGGTGTATTTAAAAATATGCCTGATCGTTCAGAGTTGTCTGGCGATATTAATGAACAGCTGGTGGTTGAGTTCTACTCTAAATAA
- a CDS encoding type IV pilus twitching motility protein PilT, translating into MQITDLLAFGVKNKASDLHLSSGLSPMIRVHGDIRRINLPEMSSEEVGHMITSVMNDHQRKLFQQNLEVDFSFELPNVARFRVNAFMSFRGPTAVFRTVPSHVLTLEDLKAPRIFQKIADSPRGLVLVTGPTGSGKSTTLAAMINYINDTQPSHILTIEDPIEFVHQSKKALINQRELHEHTHSFAAALRSALREDPDVILIGEMRDPETIGLALTAAETGHLVFGTLHTTGAAKTIDRIVDVFPAGEKEMVRSMLSESLRAVISQTLLKTRDGNGRVAAHEILISTPAVRNLIRENKIAQIGSALQTGQAHGMQTLDQALQNLLRQGAITPEVARSKAQYSDTVF; encoded by the coding sequence ATGCAGATTACTGATTTACTCGCGTTTGGCGTAAAAAACAAAGCGTCCGACCTTCATTTGAGTTCTGGATTGTCGCCGATGATCCGTGTGCACGGCGATATCCGCCGCATTAATTTGCCGGAAATGAGCAGCGAAGAAGTGGGGCATATGATTACATCGGTGATGAACGATCACCAACGCAAACTCTTCCAGCAGAATCTGGAAGTGGACTTTTCTTTCGAGTTGCCCAATGTGGCACGTTTCCGTGTGAACGCATTTATGTCGTTCCGCGGCCCGACAGCGGTTTTCCGTACCGTACCCAGCCATGTTTTGACGCTGGAAGATTTAAAAGCACCGCGTATTTTTCAAAAAATCGCCGACAGCCCGCGCGGCTTGGTGTTGGTTACCGGCCCGACCGGTTCGGGTAAATCGACCACTCTGGCGGCGATGATCAACTATATCAACGATACCCAACCCAGCCACATCCTGACCATCGAAGACCCGATTGAGTTTGTGCATCAAAGTAAAAAAGCCTTGATCAACCAACGCGAACTGCACGAGCATACCCACAGTTTTGCCGCCGCTCTGCGTTCGGCGCTGCGTGAAGACCCGGATGTAATTCTGATTGGTGAGATGAGGGATCCCGAAACCATCGGCTTGGCATTAACGGCGGCGGAAACCGGCCACTTGGTGTTCGGTACGCTGCATACGACGGGCGCGGCCAAAACCATCGACCGTATCGTAGACGTATTCCCGGCAGGGGAAAAAGAGATGGTACGTTCGATGTTGTCGGAAAGTTTGCGTGCGGTGATTTCGCAAACGCTGCTGAAAACGCGCGACGGCAACGGCCGCGTGGCGGCGCATGAGATTTTGATTTCAACGCCGGCGGTGCGCAACCTGATCCGCGAAAACAAAATTGCCCAAATCGGTTCGGCCTTGCAGACCGGTCAGGCACACGGCATGCAGACTTTGGATCAGGCTTTGCAAAACCTGCTGCGTCAAGGCGCGATTACGCCGGAAGTGGCGCGCAGTAAAGCCCAATATTCCGATACGGTATTCTAA